The following is a genomic window from Paenibacillus sp. FSL R5-0766.
ACATAGCTGGGTTGAAACTAATTAGGGACGGAGGATGGGGATGAATATCGTTCATTCTTTTCAGGAATTAGTAGTTCGAGGGGATCATCAGGGTATGATTGAGTTACTGAAAAACTACGAACAATCCAGACCATTATCTGTTAATGAACAGGGCTGGGTCTACTGGAATATTTCCGATGGTTATGCCTTGTTAAGAGAACCTGAACTGCTTTATGCCAATCACCGGGTATTCTTCGAATGGGGGAAAGAAAACCTAGCCCCGGAGCAGTTACACTGGATTGTTTCGGATTCGACCCAAGCGTTGTCATTATCTCTGGGCAACTACTTTGATCATTGGATGGATTGGTACCAATATGCTTGTGATCATGCCCCGAAGTTGGATACCAACCGAGGTGCTCGATTCGAGAGTCATCGGGCTTTGGGTGGTTCGCTTTGGGTTTTGGAGAGATACAGTGAAATGGACAGTGTGCTTGAAAATATGAACCAGCTCATACAAGAAGATGAGACATGGTCCAATATTCTTTTTGCCCGGATTACATACAACAAACAGCGTCTGGCCTATCTGTATCATGCCGGGGAGGTTAGAGAAGTAAATCTGCTTCTGGATGAAACGCTGAATTTGATAAACAAGATCGACTGGTCAGCATTAGATCCAATAAAAAATCAGGAAGTTGTAGGTAGCTGGAGACAATTGAATTCATCCAGTAACTCACAGAGAAATGTTCACATCGCGATGAACAATCTGGCATGTATTTTGACAGATATTGAAAAGGTAGAGGAAAGTGTGGGGTTATTCAGACGGCTACAGGACAGTGGATATGCTTTGAATGGGTATGCTTTTTCTAAATATGTCTGTTCGGTCTGGAAGTCAGAGGGGGTTGAAGCTGTTAAGGAAGTGTTAGGTGCCAATAAATCTTTTGAAATCGCTGAACTGATTAAACATAGTCCTATGCTTTCAGAGATCGAAGATTAGGTTTGAGGTTGTCTAATAGAGGACTGAACTTCAAGGACTAAGAAAGAAGGAATGCATGAAGTGAACCATGACATCTTGTTAAACAGATTTCCGAATGTGAACATTGTTAAACTAACAGGTGGTTATACCAATACGACCCTTTTACTTGAGGGAACTGATCCGCAGATGATTGCTAAAATCTATCATGTAGAAAATACAGATGCAAGGACAGAAATAAGCGCGTTAAGGTTGTTAAATCATTCTGGCGTGACTCCGCGAGTGCAGGATTATTTTGAAAAAGAAAACTGGCTGTTTGTTATGATGGATTACGTTCCAGGAATAAACGCACAGAGGCTGCTGGATCAAGATGGAGTTGACCAAGGTAGGAAAATTTATGAGCAGCTTGGTATATATCTCGCCAGAGACGTGCACTCCATCAAACGATATGATTGCGAAGCAGAGCTGCCAGTCATAACGAAGTCCGCTAATGATGTGGAGGAACTTGAGTTTGTACCCTCCGGAATCAAAAGCATGGTAAAAGAAGTGTTGGACATTTCCGATCATGGGGAGCAAACTCTGATTCACGGAGATTACGGACCACATAATGTCATGTTATCCAACGATTTAATGTTCATTTTGGACTGGGAGTGGGCAGGATGGGGCAATCCGTTGTTTGATATCGCATGGGTGGTCTGGTTTGTGCATCTTCATTACCCTCACATGGCAAAGGATCTGTCAGAAGTCTTCTTAAATGCATATACAGAACGTACAAATATTGATGTAACAAATGATCTAATTCGGGCATATTCCACATCCAAAGTAATACAGATCATGAACCGAATCAAGAATGCTCATCCAGATGTACATAGGGAATGGCTCCGCAGATTAGAATGGACACTGCAAGCGAGCTTTAACAAGTCTTAATCGTGAAATTTCGTTGAAACGCTGAAATATACGTGAGAGGAGTGATGTGATATGAGAAACAATACGAATCTGAAAAGTAGAAATGAAGTTA
Proteins encoded in this region:
- a CDS encoding phosphotransferase; protein product: MLNRFPNVNIVKLTGGYTNTTLLLEGTDPQMIAKIYHVENTDARTEISALRLLNHSGVTPRVQDYFEKENWLFVMMDYVPGINAQRLLDQDGVDQGRKIYEQLGIYLARDVHSIKRYDCEAELPVITKSANDVEELEFVPSGIKSMVKEVLDISDHGEQTLIHGDYGPHNVMLSNDLMFILDWEWAGWGNPLFDIAWVVWFVHLHYPHMAKDLSEVFLNAYTERTNIDVTNDLIRAYSTSKVIQIMNRIKNAHPDVHREWLRRLEWTLQASFNKS